The genome window ttttaaaagacataaatacccttataaaatatgtaataataataataataataataataataataataataatattcatattcatattctaatattattagaattatgtaataataaaataaaacttataataatattaataacaataataagaaaaaagaaataataataataataatgatattaataacaataataagaaaaaagaaataataataataataataataatattctaatattattagtattatgtaataataaaataaaacttataataatattaataacaataataagaaaaatataataataataataataataataataacaataataataataataatacaaaaacaaaattatatataaaataatttttttaaaaacataaatgggagttttgatcccacatcggtAACTCAAGAAGAGGAGCTcatgagctcctctatataagagaagcatggcttctcttttgaaattaacgATAGGATGAGGAAGTCATAAAGAGTTAAAAGCTCCTTCATTTAAGGAGCtttaattgctcttagttacaatttttttttaataatataggagcgtttttgaaaaatgaagatCTTTCCCCAAAACACTATAgggtaaatttgaaaataacaaCATTAGGTTATTCCTGAGAACTCAGGAATAGTCTAATACCTAGGAGGGCCAtaggaatctctattccccttgcaaggggaataggtcattcccaGGAATAGGAGGTTTTACCAAACAGCGGAATAggcctattactgggaatgctattccattccaggcttattccgcgaaccaaacgtgtCATAAATGAAATAATGTGAGTAAAATTGTGGGACtaaatacaattaaattaaaattcgatAATAATACAACAATCAttggactaaaaatgaaataattttatactGTGTAATTATAGTAACGCAAAATATACTTACATGAGGTACCCCATAAACTGTGGGAGCAGAAAAAGCCATAGTATGTCCAAAAAATGAGATCTCTTCTTGAGGTCCAACAACATTGGATATTGATACAGTTGTGTTACATATAACTCTGGTTATCAGAGCAGCAGCAGCCTGCACAGGGCTTGGAAAATGCAGATTAGTACATTTTTGTTTGATGCATTTCACAATTTATACATATgttgtaataattaataatcattGAGATTAAAAGGTAAGCCAGTCTAGGGTGTACATTACTAATTGGTTCAGAACGAAAAGGCCAATAGGCCCATTTCACAATGATTCAAACTTATcttgtgtttttcaaaaaaaaaaaaaaaccttgtggttatcGAGGCAACAACCAATCCTTATACCAAggaccagggttcacaatgcactTTGGGCCCTCGTGCATATGTATTTgtcttatgttgtgagtttttgtgtcttgtgttatgaaattttgtacctaaatattaattctgtacctgaaacaaattattaatattttgtcttatgttatgaattttggtgtcttgtgttgtgaaattctatggctatgaacacaaattatgtacctaaatcatatttgaaaaataagtaaatatataattccGTAACTTACAAATATGAATTATGTATCTCGTCGTTTCAAATTTCAATCTAAGGTCTATAACGCTATGTGAActctgatccatgatataaatcgCGGCAACAACGATACCAACTCAAATGGGGCAAATTATTTCGCGAATCATGTTCCAACGTGATAATTGGGGACATAACACATGTACAATCACAGATACTggaaataacataaataaaaatgtatataaatgGGAATTGGTAGCTAGCTAGCAGTACAAGTTAGATCGATGCATTTAATATGGTTATATACGTGTTGCACTGTGCCCGGGGCCACATTTTGATATTTAGTGAAGACATTATTGCTTATATTGTTTACACTTGAtaaaaaatatctttattttttttttaaaattaaataccaTGTAGTGTGATGGCATCTCAATTATCATTCCATATGGGGTGATATAGGTTTTGAATGATAAAGAAAGATAATATGATTATTGTTCTGGTCAtaggtttaattaattatttttatttttaaattttaagcaCGAAGCAAAGAAAACAAACTCAAATAGGTCCCAACGGAGGGTATGTTGATTAGTGTTATTGCTtgtgataataaaaaaaaaaaaaatagacataggccctgtttggtaaatggctgttaacTGATTGaattggttgtttgggttagaaagtatgatttgttgataacattagctgattgtagaaagttgtttgatagctgtttggtataatttttttttcgcaaaaagctaattgaaaaggctgctttgagtagccttttgaattttagcattttagagttacaaaaagcttattaaccaacaactaatagtggtcaaataaactaaaattggctgataggctgattatttaccaaacagggtcataattaaaaatgtatataccTGAACTCCAAAAAGCTTGAGTAGGATACGAGCAGAAGTGAAAGAGAATCTGGACTCCATGGAGAGCTTCTTTCGATCAATGGTGGCTTTTGCTTTTCTGATATAATCGAGAGGGTTTTGTTGAACTCCAATGAATAATGGGACTAAGGCATATCCAATCTTATTGCCCCATTTTGCTCTTGATTTCTTCTCCATCATCTCAGCTAAAACCTGGGTATGATGCAGGCCACAAAATAAAGCTATATATATTATGACTTAAATTGGaactttatttaatataatatatttatattgccATTCCACCTTGCTCAACACCGCTctgtttggtagagcttatagcttatttaattttaaactacaaataaattgtaagttctgtttggtaaaacatagttattttgaaacgctacccctaacatttcaaaataaactcctgacttttcaatctttttttctttacaaatttacaaaaatgacgTCATCtactattcattaatcaaattcataatatcttagtttattcttttatgtctttttataCTTATCagctaataaaataattaattttatcaaatactttATTTCAATTAGTTAACTTATTAGTTAGGAGTGACCAAGATTCCGGTTCCAGACTTCCAGTTCCTCAAATGGTCAAACCGGAACCGAAATCTTATATTAAGGTTCCGATTCCAGTTCATGAACCGGCATTGGAACCGCCGGTTCTAACCGATTTTTTtctgcctatatatatatataaatttttgcgGTTCTAGAACTGAAATTAGGCGATTCCAATTCTAAAATTGTTGGAAACTTAATCGGAATCTTATTGGTTCCGGTCTCTAACTGGAACCGAAATAGTACCTATTATTAGCTACTAGTTTTTTTGCTTTCGTATTTCAGTTGGCTTTTTAGTTAAGTGTGTCAAACAAAGTCAACACAACTtctcatatttaatttcataaaaaaacataaaagtagataattaaaaaaattgtgaatattcaagaTCTAATTAGAATATGAAAGaaggaaaagggaaaagaagaTAAGGAAATATGATTCAACATtcaatcaataatataattatattgagaCCTGTATTCCTGTGGATGGTCTGATGTTGAACATGATTGCCCCTCTAAGACGAACATTTTTGGGCagattatttttgttattggtTGTACTCCCTTTTATGATAcctaaacaaataattaaaatttaaataataataataataataataataataataatatagtgaaATCACGAACCCCAGGTGAAAACCTACGTTTCAATAATGCTGAATAATTTTGGTATGTAGAAAATTTTTGATTCCTATGAAAGAACCATTGAAACTTACCATATTTTCTATTGAGATAACGTGACATTCCGGCTTGTAACATCCCCATCATTACATCGTTTATTGTCTAAAATTGCAAAAAGAAAGgtcatatatttaattattttaaaatgtgagaaaataatacaatacaatttttttttatctatacAAAGAACCtaatactatgtagtgtgaCGACACATCTGTTACTATTCCAAATGGGTGGTCACTTGataaaaagattgagaaagtatagaacacatAATAACTTGTAatataaagaatcatgagtgtttaaaaaaaatcaataatatcattatattgattttttttttatattaataaatcaTAAAATTGTCTTTTATGCaatgaaaaaaatcaaagttaGTTGctagatatatttaatttgtacgtACCACATTCATTGCATTTTTGACTAGCTTTATGTCATCAAGACTAACAGTGCGATGCACAAGTCTTCGGGGGCTGAAAGCATCCCCGATTTTGGCTTTCAACGGAGTATCCGTATCCTTGAGAAACAGTATAGTAGCCAAGAACAACGTTATATCCAAGACGGTGTTAAGAATCAATATCAAACATAGCCAAGTCGATAAAAAAAGCTGTCGAAAAAACCCGATTTTGGGGCGGGTTCTGTTGCTGGATGGAATTGTGGGCAAGGAATTCGGATCCGAAGTCTTTCGGGTACAAGCTAGGACTAGAGAGATGATAGAAATACCGTCCCCGAGTGAATGGTGTATCCTGAGGATTGCTATGGAGTTTGCTTCGGAGGTTTTGACGTTTAGAATGTGGATTTCCCACAATGGCTTCGATAAGTCCAACGATTTTGTTGTCAAACTTGAGGCATAGTTTTCCACGAACTCGTCGGCCGACTGCATGTCCGGCTCCAAATCCGGGCATATAATATGGTCGTCCACGTTCACCTTCGTCGGAATCCACCTTTTCTTCCCTCTCTTATCGTCCATCGCCTTTAAGAAACAACACAAAAGTTGCAAAGCTAACTATTCAAATTAAGCAAAAAACTCGTGTGAGAACGTTTTACgggtctcaattcgtgagaGGGATcagatatttaattaataaggtgacctattaattaaatattcaatcCGTCTTAGGGATTGATGATTGAGAACTGTGAGATGTCTCACATAAGTGTTACCCTtcgaattatattattattttatattattaggaTCAAACATTTAGCTAGTAGCGAAGACGcaaggtgctggacttggccctttaagGGCTTTACTGCCTCCGCCTTTCCCCTCCCAACACCAACCAgttctgataccacttgttaggatcaagtgctTAGCATTCATTACGCTAAAAGTCATAACTAGTAGCGAATTGAAtgcctaattttatttttttattattcgaGACGCTGAGTTCTGGACTTGACTCTTTAAATCCTAGCCCCCTCCTAATATTCTCTCAACAATCGGACCGCTgcccaacatatatataaaacgagactaaaaaaaacataaataaatctTACGAGGATGCTAGAAAAGCGAGGGTGATTAACCAAAGTACACTGGAGACCCTTCTTGATTACATCCACGTTGATTTTAGTGGTGCACCCGACAACGGCGACGATGCAGCAATTGAGAGCTGTTGTGTGGAACAAGTGGGTGGCGGGGCTAGCCGGCACCTCCGCCGCCTCCCGGTCGCGGTGGTTCTGTTTCTCGCCATTTATGGCGAGGGGGTTAAGAGCTGCCATTGGTGATGATATGATGAAGCTCAACTAACTAGGAAGCTAGGAAAGTGTTTTTGAGAGCAAATATGGGAGAACAAGCCACTACTGGAGTCGAATCATTACCCTCTTCCATTCCTTAAATATTTCTCGTGCCCTTCTTCCTGCAACCATGTTGTCCATCTGTCTTTATTTATGACACCTTCAAGtcaataaagtatattatttgatgtaaaaaaaaatattttactattttgattgtttttttttatataggaAATTAAAACATCCCTCATAAAAGGATGCATGCGTACCTTCGGATCTGACTGAAAATAATGCAGTCTTAAGTAACTAaaaatggttttcaaaaaaaaataaaaaatagaactaAAAATGGGTTACGTTATGCATGTTATTCACTGATTGCTTGAAGTATTCAAGTCCGACGAGTGTACTTAATTAGTAGATTCAACTTGCTTTCTCCAAATCGGAAAGTTTGATGAGGTAATTAGTTTTATTGGTAAGTGGGTTAGAGCATAGAGTTGTACAGTACAATGGTTTGTTTGGGGTGTAGCAGCCATGTTAAATGAGAGTGagaaagggggaaaaaaaaaaaaaagaactagtgaaaaacaaaaattcttGCTTAGAGGATTGACTTTGATACCACGTATGAATTATTGGTTGATGACTTTATTTTGGTAAGAGGTAATTTCAGCAATGGTCCTCTGattattgtgattttttaaaattggtccctgtttttaatttggacgaaaaagacacttgacttttaaatttgtTCCAACAATGGTCCTTCCGTTAACCTTCAGTTTGTTAGGTGTTAGGTTAGGGACTAAAATGGTCATTTCATTAGCtatccttcttcttcctcaattTTGTTCCAGAAATGAAATGACCATTTTAGCCCAAatttgaggaagaagaaggcTAGCTAatgaaatgacaattttaacCCCTAACCTAATGCCTAACAAACGGAAGGTTAACGAAAGGACCATTGCTCGCTGGAACAAATTTGAAAGTCTAAtgtctttttcgtccaaattaaaagacgatgaccaattttgaaaaatcacaaTAATCGGAGGATCattaatgaaattaactctttttggtaaagaagcaaaatatatataactctCTAACTTAAAACAAGCTTGAAGTTGAAACTTAAATGCTATTAGCTATATGCTagttaatttgtttgaaacactaACATAGGtagtatttcaaaataaattattattttaagctttatgtgttatatttatcaaacaggccagatttatagcttatttggagtttaaataaattatactttaaaataaattttactaaaTAAAGCCATAGTACAACACCAAAAGAAGAGAAAACTAGTTGCAACAACTATAAAAACCTATGCGAACCAAATGAATAGGACAAACTGAAACAGGGCAGGAACTAAGCCtcaataaatatagaatatgtttatttgtacataaatttataatataaaaattaaagaatggagaactaacaaaaaaaaaaagaattgaaaatgggaaaatgaaaattttgaagaattaaaataatcacaacCTCTATATttacacttttattttttttaataaattcctaaaatattttacaaaaatatttttttattaaaataatttctaaGTAAAGAAGTATAAAACATTGTTTCACTGATACTAACTAAATACTACTccataaaaattaaacttgtatatcgaaaaaaaaaatctcgtaaaatatttttcttttaatctcTTTTACACAAAACAAATACATGAAATAATGTTACATCTGGTGTTCGTTACAcatgttaaataaaatattggTTCTCTTTAACTAGAATTTGGGgcaattaatatattcaaagttcacatttttttttagcaaagttcaattaataaaatattgattcTCTTTTAACTTGATGGGTGACTTCTTTcatgtaaatttataaatgtacaaatgatacacataatTCGCTAATTATTTGTcagtttataatttaatttggttaggttaattatgaaatttattatggtGGTCTACTTCATTATGCTGCATCCGATGATTTGAGATTTGgaaaagggtcacacttgtgtgagaccgtctcacgggtccttattcgtgagacgagtcgggtcgggtcaaagcaccatgcaaatgtcatacttatatgtgcaaatgtcacacttatatgctcaaatataacactaatcaataatacaatttttgttacttataagagaaaaagtaatacatttttcataataagtaatgttgacaagtattCCTTACTTATacgggcaaatataatacttttgaggaaaaatgtaatacttttaaatcgaaatgtaaaagtattgtattttcccttaaaagtattacatttacccttataagtaacaaaaactttaatctattcctgattagtattacatttgagcatataagtatgacactTGTGCACATAAGTGTtatatttgcatattgacccgacccgacccgtttcatggtgagacggtctcacacaagtttttgccaaaatatCAAAGTATACGTTTGTTTTTATTAGAATCTTCAggcaaagatttaaaattgaaagACTCCCCTTTTTCCTAgcaatattattttgattaattccCTAGATTTTTATAtggtaattaaaatattcatgtGTATTTAAAAGAGAATGATCTCTGCATGAAGTGAAGGTTACCGACTGTGTAAAAGTGAATACCTGCAATCAActcaagaagatgatgaagattgagTTGATGAGTGTGATTAAACTATAGGTGTATGGTGAATCAATTCATCTGGTTGTAAtatgtgatcatctagtggagttgGGCTTCACCTTTAAGTGGCCTGGTAGGAGTAGGAGAAGGTTTCTCCAAACTGCGTAAACATATCATTGTGTTAGTGGTTCCTTTATTTTTCTACGTTtactttattctttaatttctgaGTAATTTTGTGTCTGAATCAAGCTAAACTCaggtaattaattttattaacatcTAAGTAGGAACCAGTTAAGATTTTTCCTTGCATTCAAGACTCACGatgaatttaataaaatttatcttttgTTAGACGATCTGCGAATCACGCCGCTCACTTGTTAGCTAGACAGTTCAATTAGTTTTTATGTTAGATATTCAGAGTGGTTGATAAATCCCCGCCTATTATGTGTAATGTTTTATctttagaaatgaattaattaagtTTATGTTTAATAAAAAAGAGGAAGTGAaagttcacatttttttttgcaatcaATTTGTTTATCCAAAATAAGCAATCAATCAATAGACgccaacttttaaaaaaaaaaaatcaacagagGCCAACTGTAGTGTTTCTAAATGTGAGGAATCGAACTGACGCGTATAAGCTTACTGCCTACAGTTTCACTATTCTGGTTCAACTCTCTTGGGAATCAACACCTTCATATATGAGTCAACTACTCATGCAACTGTCACGGCCAGTAATTAACATGATAGTatgatacatttttattttattttagtctCTCTCTACATATAATACTGTACTTTTGTATTTTGTACCCTTTAACTATAAAGTGGAGATCCATTTGGGGAAATAGTGTTTGCTACGATTTTTGAGAAACCGGGTTGTTTTAAGTTTTTCCATTAATAATGGTAGACGGCAAATTCTGTTATGGTCCATGAAACAGTCTCTCtcattattcagttttattttatatagacTATAGTTTTATTACAACACTATTAGttacaatatcattttaattcaacaattgtttcatttgacaatatataacTCAATATGTAAAACCTGCTATTCAGttgtattttatacacaatatagtttcattacaacactactaaatatgattattattcaactacaatttcatctgacaatatatatattatatatatactcaatatgcaagacatgttatttagtttcattttttacacaCTGTAGTTTTATTACTACCAATGTATCattcaaattaaactataatttcatttaacaatatacatatagtatgtgAGATTTGTTATTAAGTTTCATTTTAAGCACAATGTAGTTTAATTATGGTACCATTAAAGTATCATTCTTATTCAACTATACAATTTCATCTAACAATCTGCACTCAGTATGTGAgatatgttatttagtttcattttatataccctgtagtttcattacaacattaaaaaaaaaactgaacgcGTCATAGAACGTAACGATTGCCATTTCTATTTATTAAAAGAAACGGCGTCGTTTCGATTGTGACCCATGGTTcattgtataataattattggaGATAGTATGAGTCAGGCCAACCACTTTTTAAAAACTTGACTTATCCACCAATTCCCCTCTTAACTTTTGGAATATGAACCCGTGACCTACTCTGATATCAAGCGCTTATCATTTTGCCAAAAACATAATTAGTAAAgaatgtataattttatttccatATAGTGTTACATTTCAATGGTAAAATATTGAATTTGACCCAACCTCTAAACCCCCACCCAATATATGTTGAACTGTTTGTCCCACATATATGATTGGAATCGTGCATGTTCAAGGAAGGAACAAGAATTTGAGTTGGTGTAGTGATCACCTATAGTATTTGCGTAATAATCCAAtgaggtagctcaagtggcaagtacGTAAACTCTCTTTGTGGGGGGAAATTTTAGGAGAACTCGGGTTTGattccacaagtgacgattgCGAGGATTAGTTGGGTAGACCCGAACCATTATACAGATGGGGAAAGACCGGGACACCTCGTggaatcaaaaaaaaaaagaaggtattTGCATAATGTACATCTATCTTTAAAGACATCTTGTTAATAAATTGATGTTAAAAAGTATTAAGCATATTATTTTCgaatataaaaatagataatTAAACGTATTGCTTTTGAAtcagtttcaattttttttcccatgtAAAGATGAGACAAAGTATCATGACAACACACTGCACACCTCATAAATGGATGAAATAATAGAATGAATTCGAGTAGATGGATGGGTActtagtttatttatttgttgaagCATGACAGGATAATCTCGCTATTGTTGGCAAGAGCAACATCAACGACAATAATTAGTAAACGAAATTAGTCATATGATGTGTGTCAATTTATGTATTGATTTTCATAGATTAGCTAGtgatttatcttcttcttcttttttttccttaattgatgacaataatttatttatttatttgctcaatgaataagaaaatgatgtttcatgaaaaaaaaaaagaataatgttacattcttattataaatatttttcataatattcactACTCAATGATGCGTTATTTACTGATGGCTTTTTAAAACAAGCTCACCACGGACCATTGCAATTGATTAGTACTTAATTGCACTTATTTtcaatatcatatttataatgattttactTGTACCTCATCTAGTTTAGTGGAATATGATACtcaattcattaatatatatttgattttttttttaatttcaaagcATGCAATTTATAATAAGCTGAGAGTATTTTTATCATATCTATCTC of Ipomoea triloba cultivar NCNSP0323 chromosome 3, ASM357664v1 contains these proteins:
- the LOC116012487 gene encoding O-acyltransferase WSD1, which codes for MAALNPLAINGEKQNHRDREAAEVPASPATHLFHTTALNCCIVAVVGCTTKINVDVIKKGLQCTLVNHPRFSSILAMDDKRGKKRWIPTKVNVDDHIICPDLEPDMQSADEFVENYASSLTTKSLDLSKPLWEIHILNVKTSEANSIAILRIHHSLGDGISIISLVLACTRKTSDPNSLPTIPSSNRTRPKIGFFRQLFLSTWLCLILILNTVLDITLFLATILFLKDTDTPLKAKIGDAFSPRRLVHRTVSLDDIKLVKNAMNVTINDVMMGMLQAGMSRYLNRKYGIIKGSTTNNKNNLPKNVRLRGAIMFNIRPSTGIQVLAEMMEKKSRAKWGNKIGYALVPLFIGVQQNPLDYIRKAKATIDRKKLSMESRFSFTSARILLKLFGVQAAAALITRVICNTTVSISNVVGPQEEISFFGHTMAFSAPTVYGVPHSLTILFQSYCNKMTISMAVDPEVIPDPYQLCDDLEESLVMFREAVLTTSPLHALP